A stretch of Schistocerca nitens isolate TAMUIC-IGC-003100 chromosome 6, iqSchNite1.1, whole genome shotgun sequence DNA encodes these proteins:
- the LOC126262707 gene encoding pro-resilin-like isoform X1 — protein sequence MATFLLFLTFSMVGVLAEPPVNRQYLPPAGNGGISTQYGAPSTGTNGFSNGNGLSTTYGAPNGNALGGTNGISSQYGAPGANGFGSRNGGLSSLYGAPNGGALNGRANGLISGNGFGRANGALSSRYGAPNGGALNGGSSRSNGLSTQYGAPNGASNGLRGRNGLSTQYGAPNGGGNGYNGARIPSSVYGAPNGNGVGGLNGLATQYGAPNGGLLGANGGLSAQYGAPNGGGNGIAANGLSSVYGVPGAAGYGNGGASQDDLAEPANYQFSYTVEDAESGVEFGHEESREGDSAQGQYHVLLPDGRRQVVDYEADQGGYRPTVNYEETGLGNGGYGNGGYANGGNGGYPSSNGGYPRGNGAYSNGNGGYSNGNGGYSRGNGGYSNGNGGYSNGNGGYSNGNGGYSNGNGGYSNGNGGYSNGNGGYPSRNGNGLQSSGNGPY from the exons ATGGCCACG TTTCTCCTGTTTCTAACATTTTCCATGGTCGGCGTATTGGCCGAACCACCAGTCAACCGGCAGTACCTACCTCCAGCAGGAAACGGTGGTATCTCCACCCAATATGGGGCTCCCAGCACAGGCACTAATGGATTCAGCAATGGAAATGGGCTCTCGACAACTTATGGCGCTCCCAATGGCAACGCACTCGGCGGCACCAACGGAATTTCCTCTCAGTATGGTGCTCCTGGTGCTAATGGTTTTGGGAGTCGAAATGGAGGCCTCTCATCCCTATATGGAGCACCCAATGGAGGTGCTCTGAATGGCAGAGCTAATGGACTTATCTCTGGCAACGGCTTTGGAAGGGCGAATGGAGCTCTGTCTAGCAGATATGGAGCACCAAATGGAGGTGCCCTGAACGGTGGTTCAAGCAGGTCGAATGGTCTGTCCACCCAATATGGTGCTCCCAATGGAGCTTCGAATGGTTTGAGAGGAAGAAACGGCCTGTCGACACAGTACGGGGCGCCTAATGGTGGAGGAAATGGCTACAATGGCGCGAGGATACCGTCATCAGTCTACGGAGCGCCAAATGGGAACGGTGTAGGAGGTCTAAACGGGCTTGCCACGCAGTACGGAGCCCCGAATGGAGGTCTTTTGGGAGCCAATGGTGGCCTTTCGGCTCAGTACGGTGCGCCAAATGGTGGAGGCAATGGAATAGCAGCCAATGGGCTGTCCAGCGTCTACGGAGTACCTGGAGCTGCTGGCTACGGCAATGGAGGAGCGTCCCAAGATGATCTTGCA GAACCTGCAAACTACCAGTTCAGCTACACAGTGGAGGACGCTGAAAGCGGTGTTGAATTTGGCCACGAGGAGTCTCGAGAGGGAGACAGTGCTCAAGGTCAATACCACGTGTTGCTGCCTGATGGTCGCAGGCAGGTGGTGGACTATGAAGCCGATCAGGGCGGCTACAGGCCGACCGTCAACTACGAGGAGACTGGACTAGGTAATGGAGGCTACGGCAATGGGGGCTATGCCAATGGTGGGAACGGCGGATATCCCAGCAGCAATGGAGGTTATCCTAGAGGAAACGGTGCTTACTCCAATGGTAATGGTGGCTACTCCAATGGTAATGGTGGCTACTCCAGAGGCAATGGTGGCTACTCCAACGGCAATGGTGGCTACTCCAACGGCAATGGTGGATATTCCAATGGTAATGGTGGCTACTCTAATGGTAATGGTGGCTACTCCAATGGCAACGGTGGATATTCCAATGGTAATGGTGGCTATCCCAGCAGAAATGGCAATGGTTTGCAGTCCTCTGGAAATGGTCCATACTGA
- the LOC126262707 gene encoding pro-resilin-like isoform X2 — MATFLLFLTFSMVGVLAEPPVNRQYLPPAGNGGISTQYGAPSTGTNGFSNGNGLSTTYGAPNGNALGGTNGISSQYGAPGANGFGSRNGGLSSLYGAPNGGALNGRANGLISGNGFGRANGALSSRYGAPNGGALNGGSSRSNGLSTQYGAPNGASNGLRGRNGLSTQYGAPNGGGNGYNGARIPSSVYGAPNGNGVGGLNGLATQYGAPNGGLLGANGGLSAQYGAPNGGGNGIAANGLSSVYGVPGAAGYGNGGASQDDLAEPANYQFSYTVEDAESGVEFGHEESREGDSAQGQYHVLLPDGRRQVVDYEADQGGYRPTVNYEETGLGNGGYGNGGYANGGNGGYPSSNGGYPRGNGAYSNGNGGYSNGNGGYSNGNGGYSNGNGGYSNGNGGYSNGNGGYSNGNGGYPSRNGNGLQSSGNGPY; from the exons ATGGCCACG TTTCTCCTGTTTCTAACATTTTCCATGGTCGGCGTATTGGCCGAACCACCAGTCAACCGGCAGTACCTACCTCCAGCAGGAAACGGTGGTATCTCCACCCAATATGGGGCTCCCAGCACAGGCACTAATGGATTCAGCAATGGAAATGGGCTCTCGACAACTTATGGCGCTCCCAATGGCAACGCACTCGGCGGCACCAACGGAATTTCCTCTCAGTATGGTGCTCCTGGTGCTAATGGTTTTGGGAGTCGAAATGGAGGCCTCTCATCCCTATATGGAGCACCCAATGGAGGTGCTCTGAATGGCAGAGCTAATGGACTTATCTCTGGCAACGGCTTTGGAAGGGCGAATGGAGCTCTGTCTAGCAGATATGGAGCACCAAATGGAGGTGCCCTGAACGGTGGTTCAAGCAGGTCGAATGGTCTGTCCACCCAATATGGTGCTCCCAATGGAGCTTCGAATGGTTTGAGAGGAAGAAACGGCCTGTCGACACAGTACGGGGCGCCTAATGGTGGAGGAAATGGCTACAATGGCGCGAGGATACCGTCATCAGTCTACGGAGCGCCAAATGGGAACGGTGTAGGAGGTCTAAACGGGCTTGCCACGCAGTACGGAGCCCCGAATGGAGGTCTTTTGGGAGCCAATGGTGGCCTTTCGGCTCAGTACGGTGCGCCAAATGGTGGAGGCAATGGAATAGCAGCCAATGGGCTGTCCAGCGTCTACGGAGTACCTGGAGCTGCTGGCTACGGCAATGGAGGAGCGTCCCAAGATGATCTTGCA GAACCTGCAAACTACCAGTTCAGCTACACAGTGGAGGACGCTGAAAGCGGTGTTGAATTTGGCCACGAGGAGTCTCGAGAGGGAGACAGTGCTCAAGGTCAATACCACGTGTTGCTGCCTGATGGTCGCAGGCAGGTGGTGGACTATGAAGCCGATCAGGGCGGCTACAGGCCGACCGTCAACTACGAGGAGACTGGACTAGGTAATGGAGGCTACGGCAATGGGGGCTATGCCAATGGTGGGAACGGCGGATATCCCAGCAGCAATGGAGGTTATCCTAGAGGAAACGGTGCTTACTCCAATG GCAATGGTGGCTACTCCAACGGCAATGGTGGCTACTCCAACGGCAATGGTGGATATTCCAATGGTAATGGTGGCTACTCTAATGGTAATGGTGGCTACTCCAATGGCAACGGTGGATATTCCAATGGTAATGGTGGCTATCCCAGCAGAAATGGCAATGGTTTGCAGTCCTCTGGAAATGGTCCATACTGA